In a genomic window of Dyadobacter fermentans DSM 18053:
- the bla gene encoding subclass B1 metallo-beta-lactamase, whose product MQNHILTCLLALVCAYAHAQTPDKSFKTDDLIVQKLTDHTYQHLTYLQTQTFGKVPCNGLIVFDGGEAVIFDTPADDATSEKVIRWVEDSLKCKVKAVIATHFHEDCVGGLKAFHEHGIPSYATNKTIAFDKEHKFPVPQKGFDNKLELNVGTKPVVAAFYGEGHTRDNIIGYFPSEKVMFGGCLIKEVDATKGNLADANVDVWPATVANIRKQYSDVKVVIPGHGKIGGSELLDYTIKLFSQK is encoded by the coding sequence ATGCAAAATCACATTCTCACCTGCCTGCTAGCGCTCGTGTGCGCATACGCGCACGCCCAAACGCCCGACAAAAGTTTCAAAACCGACGACCTGATCGTCCAGAAGTTGACCGACCACACCTATCAGCACCTCACGTACCTGCAAACACAGACCTTCGGCAAAGTGCCCTGTAACGGCCTGATCGTGTTCGATGGCGGCGAGGCGGTGATTTTCGATACGCCGGCAGATGACGCGACGTCGGAAAAGGTGATCCGTTGGGTGGAGGATAGTTTGAAATGCAAGGTAAAGGCCGTGATCGCGACGCATTTTCACGAGGATTGTGTAGGCGGGTTGAAGGCGTTTCACGAGCACGGCATCCCCTCCTACGCGACCAACAAGACGATTGCATTCGACAAAGAGCACAAATTTCCCGTGCCGCAAAAAGGTTTCGACAACAAACTGGAATTGAATGTGGGTACAAAACCAGTCGTGGCCGCATTCTACGGTGAGGGACATACGCGGGATAACATTATCGGCTATTTCCCGTCGGAGAAAGTGATGTTCGGCGGCTGCCTGATCAAAGAAGTCGATGCTACCAAAGGCAACCTCGCCGACGCGAACGTGGATGTATGGCCAGCGACCGTGGCGAATATTAGAAAGCAATACAGCGACGTAAAAGTAGTGATACCGGGCCACGGAAAGATCGGCGGCAGCGAGCTGCTGGATTATACGATAAAACTGTTTTCACAAAAATAA
- a CDS encoding ThuA domain-containing protein: MLKKILALSLLIASAVTAHAQQFKALLFTKTAGFHHVSIHEGVAGVRNIAARHNFSVDWQENADVFNDKSLANYAVVIFLNTTGDILNEAQQAALEKFVKSGKGWVGVHAAADTEYEWPWYGKLVGAYFKTHPAQQTAYLDVKDSNFPGLERFPKRMLWTDEWYEYKKPLNADDLKVLITIDEKTYDPKTSQGTGMGDHPIAWYHNFDGGRAFYTGLGHIGLVYSDQSFLDHLYGGIYWAATGKGLK; the protein is encoded by the coding sequence ATGCTTAAAAAAATTCTGGCCCTGTCTCTCCTGATCGCAAGCGCGGTTACGGCGCATGCGCAGCAGTTTAAGGCGCTGCTGTTTACCAAAACCGCTGGCTTTCACCATGTTTCGATCCATGAGGGTGTGGCGGGCGTGCGGAACATCGCGGCGCGACATAACTTTTCGGTCGACTGGCAGGAGAATGCGGATGTGTTCAATGACAAAAGTCTTGCTAACTATGCCGTGGTGATTTTCCTGAACACGACCGGAGATATCCTCAATGAAGCGCAGCAGGCAGCGCTTGAAAAGTTCGTTAAGAGTGGAAAGGGCTGGGTGGGCGTCCATGCGGCGGCCGATACGGAGTACGAATGGCCCTGGTACGGGAAGCTGGTGGGCGCTTATTTCAAAACCCACCCGGCGCAGCAAACGGCTTATCTGGACGTCAAAGACAGCAATTTCCCCGGCCTCGAACGCTTCCCAAAGCGTATGCTCTGGACTGACGAATGGTACGAATACAAAAAGCCCCTCAACGCCGACGATCTGAAAGTGCTCATCACGATCGACGAAAAAACCTACGATCCTAAAACCAGCCAGGGTACCGGCATGGGCGACCACCCCATCGCCTGGTACCACAATTTCGACGGCGGCCGCGCATTTTATACGGGCCTGGGCCACATTGGGCTTGTTTACTCGGATCAATCGTTTTTGGATCACCTGTACGGCGGCATTTACTGGGCCGCGACTGGAAAGGGGTTGAAGTAG